In Asanoa sp. WMMD1127, one genomic interval encodes:
- a CDS encoding DUF6084 family protein produces MTLGFTVLDIAAEPYAVTPQLTAKLRIADDAGRRVHAMTLRCQVRVEPQRRGYDTAEGEALRGLFDGRERWLDTVRPFPWLRCDTTVPGFAGATEVDVALPCTYDLDVVGTRYLHALTAGDVPLTFLFSGTVFVPGATGFAVEPVPWDRAANYGLPVAVWRQLIEQYFPGTGWIRLDREVLDALAAVRARRGQVSWDETIRSLLPRPDGVVA; encoded by the coding sequence ATGACCCTCGGCTTCACCGTGCTCGACATCGCCGCCGAACCGTACGCCGTGACCCCGCAGCTGACCGCCAAGCTGCGCATCGCCGACGACGCGGGCCGGCGGGTGCACGCCATGACGCTGCGCTGCCAGGTGCGGGTCGAGCCACAGCGGCGCGGCTACGACACCGCCGAGGGCGAGGCGCTGCGCGGGCTGTTCGACGGCCGGGAACGCTGGCTCGACACCGTCCGGCCGTTCCCGTGGCTGCGCTGCGACACCACCGTGCCCGGCTTCGCCGGCGCCACCGAGGTCGACGTCGCGCTGCCGTGCACGTACGACCTCGACGTGGTCGGCACCCGCTACCTGCACGCGCTCACCGCCGGCGACGTGCCACTGACGTTCCTGTTCTCCGGCACCGTGTTCGTGCCCGGCGCCACCGGCTTCGCGGTCGAGCCGGTGCCCTGGGACCGGGCCGCCAACTACGGCCTGCCCGTGGCCGTGTGGCGACAGCTGATCGAGCAGTACTTCCCCGGCACCGGCTGGATCCGGCTCGACCGCGAGGTGCTCGACGCTCTCGCCGCCGTGCGGGCCCGGCGTGGCCAGGTGAGCTGGGACGAGACGATCCGTTCGCTGTTGCCACGACCCGACGGGGTGGTCGCGTGA
- a CDS encoding DUF5947 family protein has translation MSPALGALRRISRDRPAPRVAGERCDLCAQPVPGAHGHVVHLEGRALMCACRPCYLLFAGDADQRYRAVPDRYLRFPGVSADGPAFDALDIPVGLAFLFHNSVQERMVAFYPSPAGATESELSMDAWAGVRAAHPELATLRADVEALLVRRTTPGAAHSGSCHLVPIDVCYELVGRLRQGWRGFDGGAEARAAIAGFFATVDERSVDG, from the coding sequence GTGAGCCCGGCCCTGGGCGCGCTGCGCCGGATCAGCCGGGACCGGCCGGCGCCACGGGTGGCGGGGGAGCGCTGCGACCTGTGCGCCCAACCCGTGCCCGGCGCGCACGGCCACGTCGTGCACCTCGAGGGCCGGGCGCTGATGTGCGCCTGCCGGCCCTGCTACCTGCTGTTCGCCGGCGACGCCGACCAGCGCTACCGGGCCGTCCCGGACCGCTACCTGCGGTTCCCGGGCGTCTCCGCCGACGGCCCGGCGTTCGACGCGCTGGACATTCCGGTCGGCCTGGCCTTCCTGTTCCACAACTCGGTCCAGGAGCGGATGGTCGCCTTCTACCCGAGCCCGGCCGGCGCCACCGAGTCCGAGCTGTCGATGGACGCCTGGGCCGGCGTGCGGGCCGCCCACCCCGAGCTGGCCACGCTGCGCGCCGACGTGGAGGCGCTGCTGGTCCGCCGCACCACGCCCGGCGCGGCCCACTCGGGCTCGTGCCACCTGGTGCCGATCGACGTCTGCTACGAGCTGGTCGGGCGGCTGCGCCAGGGCTGGCGCGGCTTCGACGGCGGCGCCGAGGCGCGGGCCGCGATCGCCGGGTTCTTCGCCACGGTCGACGAGCGGAGCGTCGACGGATGA
- a CDS encoding nickel-dependent hydrogenase large subunit, whose amino-acid sequence MTVTQPQRAPGTGTESLVDMAWDPITRIVGSLGIYTKIDFNQRVVAECHSTSSIFRGYSIFMKGKDPRDAHFITSRICGICGDNHATCSCYAQNMAYGVKPPAIGEWIVNLGEAAEYMFDHNIFQENLVGVDYCEKMVAETNPGVLEMANRTESPNAGAHGYRTIGDIMRALNPFTGDHYREALQVSRMTREMFCLMEGRHVHPSTLYPGGVGTVATIQLMTDYLSRLMRYVEFMKKVVPMHDDLFNFFYQALPGYEMVGNRRILLGCWGSFQDPEHCNFEYKDMTDWGRKMYVTPGVVVDGKLVTTDLVRINLGIRILLGSSYYQDWEEQEMFVTQDPLGNPVDRRHPWNQHTNPQPQKRDLDGNYSWVMSPRWFDGKDYLALDTGGGPLARLWSTALAGLVDIGYVQATGRSVKINLPKTALKGPVELEWHIPQWSNTLERNRARTYFQAYAAACALHFAEQALVEIRAGRTKTWEKFEVPKDGVGAGFTEAVRGVLSHHMVIRDGKIANYHPYPPTPWNASPRDSLGTPGPYEDAVQGQPIFEENDREHFKGIDIMRTVRSFDPCLPCGVHMYLGNGKKLELLHSPTQTAGAE is encoded by the coding sequence ATGACGGTCACGCAACCGCAGCGCGCCCCGGGCACGGGCACCGAGTCCCTGGTCGACATGGCCTGGGACCCGATCACCCGCATCGTCGGCAGTCTGGGCATCTACACGAAGATCGACTTCAACCAGCGGGTCGTGGCCGAGTGTCACAGCACCAGCTCGATCTTCCGCGGTTACTCCATCTTCATGAAGGGCAAGGACCCGCGGGACGCGCACTTCATCACCAGCCGGATCTGCGGCATCTGCGGCGACAACCACGCGACCTGCTCCTGCTATGCGCAGAACATGGCGTACGGCGTGAAGCCGCCCGCGATCGGCGAGTGGATCGTCAACCTCGGCGAGGCCGCCGAGTACATGTTCGACCACAACATCTTCCAGGAGAACCTGGTCGGGGTCGACTACTGCGAGAAGATGGTCGCCGAGACCAACCCCGGCGTGCTGGAGATGGCCAACCGCACCGAGTCGCCCAACGCCGGCGCCCACGGCTACCGCACCATCGGCGACATCATGCGGGCGCTCAACCCGTTCACCGGCGACCACTACCGCGAGGCGCTGCAGGTCAGCCGGATGACCCGCGAGATGTTCTGCCTGATGGAGGGGCGCCACGTCCATCCGTCCACGTTGTACCCGGGCGGTGTCGGCACGGTCGCGACCATCCAGCTGATGACCGACTATTTGAGCCGGCTCATGCGCTACGTCGAGTTCATGAAGAAGGTCGTGCCGATGCACGACGACCTGTTCAACTTCTTCTACCAGGCGCTGCCCGGCTACGAGATGGTGGGCAACCGGCGGATCCTGCTCGGCTGCTGGGGTTCCTTCCAGGACCCGGAGCACTGCAACTTCGAGTACAAGGACATGACGGACTGGGGTCGCAAGATGTACGTGACCCCGGGCGTCGTCGTCGACGGCAAGCTGGTCACCACCGACCTCGTCCGGATCAACCTCGGCATCCGCATCCTGCTCGGCTCGTCCTACTACCAGGACTGGGAAGAGCAGGAGATGTTCGTGACGCAGGACCCGCTGGGCAACCCGGTCGACCGGCGGCATCCCTGGAACCAGCACACCAACCCGCAGCCGCAGAAGCGCGACCTCGACGGCAACTACAGCTGGGTGATGTCGCCGCGCTGGTTCGACGGCAAGGACTACCTCGCGCTCGACACGGGCGGTGGGCCGCTGGCCCGGCTCTGGTCGACGGCGCTGGCCGGCCTGGTCGACATCGGCTACGTGCAGGCGACCGGCCGCAGCGTGAAGATCAACCTTCCGAAGACCGCGCTCAAGGGCCCGGTCGAGCTGGAGTGGCACATTCCCCAGTGGAGCAACACGCTCGAGCGCAACCGGGCCAGGACCTACTTCCAGGCGTACGCGGCCGCCTGCGCGCTGCACTTCGCCGAGCAGGCCCTGGTCGAGATCCGCGCCGGCCGCACCAAGACGTGGGAGAAGTTCGAGGTGCCGAAGGACGGCGTCGGCGCGGGCTTCACCGAGGCCGTGCGGGGCGTCCTGTCGCACCACATGGTGATCCGGGACGGGAAGATCGCGAACTACCACCCGTACCCGCCGACGCCCTGGAACGCCAGCCCGCGCGACAGCCTCGGCACGCCCGGCCCCTACGAGGACGCGGTGCAGGGCCAGCCGATCTTCGAGGAGAACGACCGGGAGCACTTCAAGGGCATCGACATCATGCGCACGGTACGCAGCTTCGACCCGTGCCTGCCCTGCGGCGTGCACATGTACCTCGGCAACGGCAAGAAGCTCGAACTGCTGCACTCGCCGACGCAGACGGCCGGCGCCGAGTGA
- a CDS encoding hydrogenase expression protein HypE has product MPTAEAIKAEETLIHVLWINAGLSCDGDSVSLTAASQPSIEEIALGALPGLPKVAVHWPLIDFECGPNGGADDFLEWYFKADRGELDPFVLVVEGSVANEELKSEGYWTGFGNDPATDQPRTLTNWLDRLAPKATAIVATGTCATYGGIHAMAGNPTGAMGVADYLGWDWKSKAGIPIVNVPGCPIQPDNMSETLVYLLYLATGQAPMIPLDDALRPTWLFGQTVHEGCDRAGYYEQADFATEYGSPKCIVKLGCWGPAVKCNVPKRGWMNGIGGCPNVGGICIGCTMPGFPDKFMPFMDEPPGGKLSSTTVAAYGRTMRSLRHITTHTLDREPKWRKRGRELTTGAKRTW; this is encoded by the coding sequence ATGCCGACAGCGGAAGCGATCAAGGCCGAGGAAACCCTCATCCACGTCCTCTGGATCAACGCCGGGCTCAGTTGCGACGGCGACTCGGTGTCGCTGACCGCCGCCTCCCAGCCGAGCATCGAGGAGATCGCGCTCGGGGCGCTGCCCGGACTGCCCAAGGTGGCCGTCCACTGGCCACTGATCGACTTCGAGTGCGGCCCCAACGGCGGCGCCGACGACTTCCTCGAGTGGTACTTCAAGGCCGACCGCGGCGAGCTCGACCCCTTCGTCCTCGTCGTCGAGGGCTCGGTGGCCAACGAGGAGCTCAAGAGCGAGGGCTACTGGACCGGCTTCGGCAACGACCCGGCCACCGACCAGCCCCGCACGCTGACCAACTGGCTGGACCGCCTGGCGCCCAAGGCGACCGCGATCGTCGCGACCGGCACCTGCGCGACCTACGGCGGCATCCACGCGATGGCCGGCAACCCGACCGGCGCGATGGGCGTTGCCGACTACCTCGGCTGGGACTGGAAGTCCAAGGCCGGCATCCCGATCGTCAACGTGCCCGGCTGCCCGATCCAGCCCGACAACATGTCGGAGACACTCGTCTACCTGCTCTACCTGGCGACCGGGCAGGCGCCGATGATCCCCTTGGACGACGCCCTGCGCCCGACCTGGCTGTTCGGCCAGACCGTGCACGAGGGCTGTGACCGCGCCGGCTACTACGAGCAGGCCGACTTCGCCACCGAGTACGGCTCGCCGAAGTGCATCGTCAAGCTCGGCTGCTGGGGCCCGGCCGTCAAGTGCAACGTGCCCAAGCGCGGCTGGATGAACGGCATCGGCGGCTGCCCCAACGTCGGCGGCATCTGCATCGGCTGCACGATGCCCGGCTTCCCCGACAAGTTCATGCCGTTCATGGACGAGCCGCCCGGCGGCAAGCTCTCCTCGACCACGGTCGCGGCCTACGGCAGGACGATGCGCAGCCTCCGCCACATCACGACCCACACGCTCGACCGCGAGCCCAAGTGGCGCAAGCGCGGCCGCGAACTGACCACCGGCGCGAAGCGCACCTGGTGA
- a CDS encoding hydrogenase maturation nickel metallochaperone HypA, whose amino-acid sequence MHELSITQSVVDEVRARAGDRRVHAVRLQVGALTAVVPSALEFCFDLVTAGTVAEGARLDIDLTPARAACRACGVSFDLPDPVLLCACGSADVSVLAGRELKIVSMEVG is encoded by the coding sequence GTGCACGAACTGTCGATCACCCAGAGCGTCGTGGACGAGGTCCGCGCCCGGGCCGGTGATCGCCGGGTGCACGCGGTCCGGCTGCAGGTCGGCGCGCTGACCGCGGTCGTACCGTCCGCTCTGGAGTTCTGCTTCGACCTGGTCACCGCCGGGACCGTCGCCGAGGGCGCGCGGCTCGACATCGACCTGACCCCGGCCCGCGCGGCGTGTCGCGCCTGCGGCGTGTCGTTCGACCTGCCCGACCCCGTGCTGCTGTGCGCCTGCGGAAGCGCCGACGTCTCGGTGCTCGCCGGCCGCGAGTTGAAGATCGTCTCGATGGAGGTGGGTTGA
- the hypB gene encoding hydrogenase nickel incorporation protein HypB, whose protein sequence is MSVEQNVLAKNDAIARDNRAWLRKRDAIALNLMSSPGSGKTTLLERTLVALARVRPAAVIEGDQATSLDAERLRRTGAPAVQVNTGAGCHLDAALVRSALSRLDPPTGAVVFVENVGNLVCPAMFDLGEQRKVVVISVTEGTDKPLKYPYMFAAADLVLINKIDLLPYVDFDLDLCAKHARAVNPDLSLLTVSATTGEGLPAWLDWIATL, encoded by the coding sequence GTGTCGGTCGAGCAGAACGTGCTCGCCAAGAACGACGCGATCGCCCGCGACAACCGGGCCTGGCTGCGCAAGCGGGACGCGATCGCGCTCAACCTGATGAGCTCGCCCGGGTCGGGCAAGACCACGCTGCTGGAGCGCACGCTGGTCGCCCTGGCCCGGGTGCGGCCGGCCGCGGTCATCGAGGGCGATCAGGCGACCTCGCTCGACGCGGAGCGCCTGCGCCGCACGGGCGCGCCGGCGGTCCAGGTCAACACGGGCGCCGGGTGTCACCTCGACGCGGCGCTGGTGCGGTCGGCACTGTCCAGGTTGGACCCGCCGACGGGCGCGGTGGTCTTCGTGGAGAACGTCGGCAACCTGGTCTGCCCGGCCATGTTCGACCTGGGCGAGCAACGCAAGGTGGTCGTCATCTCGGTCACCGAGGGCACCGACAAGCCACTGAAGTACCCCTACATGTTCGCGGCGGCCGACCTGGTGCTGATCAACAAGATCGACCTGCTGCCGTACGTCGACTTCGACCTGGACCTGTGCGCCAAGCACGCGCGGGCCGTGAACCCGGACCTGTCGCTGTTGACCGTCTCCGCCACCACCGGCGAGGGCCTGCCGGCCTGGTTGGACTGGATCGCCACCCTCTGA
- a CDS encoding S41 family peptidase: MTIETGTATVGDVAGRLVGWLERLMPDGARRDALTAALTAGFGGDAAPISAAGCAAIERVAWKWARHVALFWEPGGTAPADTEAGAWPPPDPGAVRSRAAGVSNVRRLDDGTGVVRIDTLDAIGLAQPFVDAAFGLVRGARRIVLDLRGNGGGDPATVALIAGWLLGDRAVRLSDVVDRAGTRQWWTPDRAPGTALRQDAFVLVGPGTFSSGEALAYHLQARERVTVVGEATPGAADHVLPIRLAPTVLAHVPRAYVVDAVTGANWEGTGVIPDVPCPADDALEKLPG, encoded by the coding sequence GTGACCATCGAAACCGGGACCGCCACCGTGGGCGACGTCGCCGGCCGGCTCGTCGGCTGGCTGGAGCGGTTGATGCCCGACGGCGCGCGGCGCGACGCGTTGACGGCCGCCCTGACCGCCGGATTCGGCGGGGACGCTGCCCCGATCAGCGCGGCGGGCTGCGCGGCGATCGAGCGGGTCGCCTGGAAGTGGGCGCGGCATGTCGCGTTGTTCTGGGAGCCCGGCGGCACCGCGCCCGCCGACACCGAGGCCGGCGCGTGGCCGCCGCCGGATCCCGGCGCGGTGCGGTCGCGGGCCGCGGGGGTGTCCAACGTGCGGCGGCTCGACGACGGGACCGGCGTCGTGCGGATCGACACGCTCGACGCGATCGGGCTGGCCCAGCCGTTCGTCGATGCCGCGTTCGGGCTGGTGCGGGGTGCCCGGCGGATCGTGCTCGACCTGCGCGGCAACGGTGGCGGTGATCCGGCGACCGTCGCGCTGATCGCGGGCTGGCTGCTCGGCGACCGGGCGGTGCGGCTGTCCGACGTGGTCGACCGGGCCGGCACGCGGCAGTGGTGGACGCCCGACCGGGCGCCGGGCACCGCGCTGCGGCAGGACGCGTTCGTGCTCGTCGGGCCCGGCACGTTCTCGTCCGGCGAGGCGCTCGCCTATCACCTTCAGGCGCGCGAGCGCGTCACCGTCGTCGGCGAGGCGACCCCTGGGGCGGCCGACCACGTGTTGCCCATCCGGCTGGCGCCGACCGTGCTGGCCCACGTGCCGCGGGCGTACGTCGTCGACGCGGTGACCGGCGCCAACTGGGAGGGCACCGGGGTAATACCCGATGTGCCTTGCCCGGCCGACGACGCGCTGGAGAAACTACCGGGATAG
- a CDS encoding SGNH/GDSL hydrolase family protein, translating into MRRLLTMLTAAVLATVTLTGSAGATGGGQSWVATWGTAVTGAATPPQPATTFDDQTLRQVVHVSAGGTAVRVRLSNEYGTRPLAIGAARIARHATGSAIVPGTDRPLTFGGRGTVSIPPGAPAVSDPVRLPVAAGADLVISLYLPAPTPAATLHSSAFQRTYVAAGDVTRAADLPGAQETTSWYFLSGVTVAASARSGAVVAFGDSITDGAVTTVDANHRWPDFLAARLRADRKLRDLGVVNAGIGGNRLLYDGNTLPDPVFGGLGPIFGDSALSRFDRDVAARPGVRHVIVLLGINDIGQPGSIAPAEEAASAEDLIFAHRQLIARAHERGLRIHGATLTPFEGTAIPGYYTPANEAKRQALNAWIRTSGEYDGVVDFDRAVRDPAQPGRMLPAYDSGDGLHPNDAGMRAMAEAVPLRLLSR; encoded by the coding sequence ATGCGACGGTTGCTGACAATGCTCACCGCGGCGGTCCTGGCCACGGTGACGCTCACGGGGTCGGCGGGCGCCACCGGCGGCGGGCAGTCCTGGGTGGCCACGTGGGGCACGGCCGTGACCGGCGCGGCGACGCCGCCGCAGCCCGCGACGACCTTCGACGACCAGACCCTGCGGCAGGTGGTGCACGTGAGCGCCGGCGGCACGGCGGTCCGCGTGCGACTGTCCAACGAGTACGGGACACGGCCGCTCGCCATCGGCGCCGCCCGCATCGCCCGCCACGCGACCGGCTCGGCTATCGTTCCCGGCACCGACCGCCCGCTCACCTTCGGGGGCCGCGGCACCGTCTCGATCCCGCCCGGCGCACCCGCGGTCAGCGACCCGGTGCGGCTGCCGGTCGCCGCCGGCGCCGACCTCGTGATCAGCCTCTACCTGCCCGCGCCGACCCCGGCGGCCACGCTGCACAGCTCGGCGTTCCAGCGCACCTACGTCGCCGCCGGCGACGTCACCCGGGCGGCCGACCTGCCCGGCGCGCAGGAGACCACTTCCTGGTACTTCCTCTCCGGCGTCACCGTCGCCGCTTCCGCGCGGTCCGGCGCGGTGGTCGCGTTCGGCGACTCGATCACCGACGGCGCGGTGACCACCGTCGACGCCAACCACCGCTGGCCGGACTTCCTGGCCGCCCGCTTGCGGGCCGACCGCAAGCTGCGGGACCTCGGCGTGGTCAACGCGGGCATCGGCGGCAACCGCCTGCTCTACGACGGCAACACCCTGCCGGATCCGGTGTTCGGCGGCCTGGGCCCGATCTTCGGGGACAGCGCGCTGTCCCGGTTCGACCGCGACGTGGCCGCCCGGCCCGGCGTGCGGCACGTGATCGTGCTCCTCGGCATCAACGACATCGGGCAGCCCGGCTCGATCGCGCCGGCGGAGGAGGCGGCCAGCGCCGAAGACCTGATCTTCGCGCACCGCCAGCTCATCGCCCGCGCGCACGAACGCGGTTTGCGGATCCACGGCGCGACGCTGACGCCGTTCGAGGGCACGGCGATCCCCGGCTACTACACGCCGGCCAACGAGGCCAAGCGGCAGGCGCTCAACGCGTGGATCCGGACCAGCGGCGAGTACGACGGCGTGGTCGACTTCGACCGGGCGGTGCGCGACCCGGCCCAGCCCGGGCGGATGCTGCCGGCCTACGACAGCGGCGACGGGCTGCACCCCAACGACGCCGGCATGCGGGCGATGGCCGAGGCGGTCCCGCTGCGCCTGCTATCCCGGTAG
- a CDS encoding glycoside hydrolase family 3 C-terminal domain-containing protein, producing MTTFEDAVRRVRAGSLSSGAAADGLVAALTDDELLWLLDGDLPVRAAVRLPALIKAGPVVAGAIPRLGIPGIRFSDGPRGVVMGRSTAFPVTMERAATWDPALEERVGLAMGAEARALGANYSGAVCVNLLRHPAWGRAQECYGEDPVLTGRMGAALTRGLRRNVMACVKHFALNSIENARFRVDVEVDAHPLHEVYLPHFKAVVDAGAESVMSAYNAVNGAHADQNAVLLTDILRDEWGFTGFVTSDWVWGTHDAVTSLEAGLDVEMPLRMHRARHLRVGPATRPLVLRSARRILATTVGHYAARDPDEPAVDASAHRSLAHEVAVRGAVLLRNEPVDGTPLLPLRGPIRRLAVLGRLATAPNLGDRGSSMVDPPTTSSPLAGLRAALPAAEVSHVDSAAAAASADAAVVVVGMGPADEGERITNDDPASFAFLGFPFTLRPVQRLAARLARRATRFGPGGDRTSLTLHGADEALIAAVAAANPRTVVVVIGGSAILMESWRSRVPAILLAWYPGMAGGAAIADILTGAAEPGGRLPFAVPTDADHLPFFDRDAKTIRYDAWWGQRKLDRDGRRAAYPFGFGLGYTTFEIALREVSDVAGVRVTNTGGRAGSTVVQLYAFDADAERPVPQLIGFQRVALDPGAVTDVEVALDLTPTRRRDPATRTWSRRPGRWRVVAAAHHPDSFAGAVDLTSSSDRGGTGDGR from the coding sequence ATGACGACCTTCGAGGACGCCGTGCGCCGGGTCCGCGCCGGATCGCTTTCCTCCGGCGCGGCCGCGGACGGGTTGGTCGCCGCGCTGACCGACGACGAGCTGCTCTGGCTGCTCGACGGGGACCTGCCGGTGCGCGCCGCCGTCCGGTTGCCGGCGCTGATCAAGGCCGGCCCGGTCGTCGCGGGCGCGATCCCCCGGCTCGGGATCCCGGGCATCCGGTTCAGCGACGGGCCGCGCGGTGTCGTGATGGGCCGGTCGACCGCGTTCCCGGTGACGATGGAGCGGGCCGCCACCTGGGACCCCGCGCTCGAGGAGCGGGTCGGGCTGGCGATGGGCGCGGAGGCGCGGGCGCTGGGCGCGAACTACTCCGGCGCGGTCTGCGTCAACCTGCTGCGGCATCCGGCCTGGGGCCGGGCGCAGGAGTGCTACGGCGAGGACCCCGTGCTGACCGGCCGGATGGGCGCCGCGCTGACCCGCGGGCTGCGGCGCAACGTGATGGCCTGCGTCAAACACTTCGCGCTCAACTCGATCGAGAACGCACGGTTCCGGGTCGACGTCGAGGTCGACGCGCACCCGCTGCACGAGGTCTACCTGCCGCACTTCAAGGCGGTCGTGGACGCGGGGGCCGAGTCGGTGATGAGCGCCTACAACGCGGTCAACGGGGCGCACGCAGACCAGAACGCGGTGCTGCTGACCGACATCCTGCGCGACGAGTGGGGTTTCACCGGCTTCGTCACGAGCGACTGGGTGTGGGGCACGCATGACGCGGTGACCAGTCTGGAGGCCGGGCTCGACGTCGAGATGCCGCTGCGGATGCACCGGGCCAGGCACCTGCGCGTCGGACCGGCGACGCGACCGCTCGTGCTCCGGTCGGCCCGGCGGATCCTGGCGACCACGGTGGGGCACTACGCGGCCCGGGATCCCGACGAACCGGCGGTCGACGCGTCGGCGCACCGGTCGCTGGCGCACGAGGTGGCCGTCCGCGGCGCCGTCCTGCTGCGCAACGAGCCGGTCGACGGCACGCCCCTGCTGCCGCTGCGGGGACCGATCCGCCGGCTCGCGGTGCTGGGCCGGCTGGCGACGGCCCCGAACCTCGGCGACCGCGGCTCGTCCATGGTCGACCCGCCGACGACCTCGTCCCCGCTGGCCGGCCTGCGCGCGGCGCTGCCCGCGGCGGAGGTGAGCCATGTGGACAGTGCCGCGGCGGCCGCGTCGGCCGACGCCGCCGTCGTGGTGGTCGGGATGGGTCCGGCGGACGAGGGCGAACGCATCACCAACGACGACCCGGCCAGCTTCGCGTTCCTGGGCTTCCCGTTCACCCTGCGGCCGGTGCAGCGGCTGGCGGCCCGGCTGGCCCGGCGGGCGACCCGGTTCGGCCCGGGCGGCGACCGCACGTCGTTGACCCTGCACGGCGCCGACGAGGCGCTGATCGCCGCCGTGGCCGCGGCCAACCCGCGTACCGTCGTGGTGGTGATCGGCGGCAGCGCCATCCTGATGGAGTCGTGGCGCTCACGGGTGCCGGCCATCCTCCTGGCCTGGTATCCCGGCATGGCCGGCGGGGCGGCGATCGCCGACATCCTGACCGGCGCGGCCGAACCGGGCGGCCGGCTGCCCTTCGCCGTCCCCACCGACGCGGACCACCTGCCGTTCTTCGACCGCGACGCGAAGACCATCCGGTACGACGCCTGGTGGGGCCAACGCAAGCTGGACCGCGACGGGCGCCGGGCCGCGTACCCGTTCGGCTTCGGCCTGGGCTACACCACGTTCGAGATCGCCCTGCGGGAGGTGTCCGATGTGGCCGGAGTGCGGGTCACCAACACTGGCGGGCGGGCCGGCTCGACGGTGGTGCAACTCTACGCGTTCGACGCCGACGCGGAGCGCCCGGTGCCGCAACTGATCGGCTTCCAGCGGGTCGCTCTCGATCCGGGCGCCGTGACCGACGTCGAGGTGGCGCTGGACCTGACACCCACCCGCCGCCGCGACCCGGCCACCCGCACCTGGTCACGCCGCCCGGGCCGGTGGCGGGTCGTCGCCGCGGCCCACCACCCCGACTCCTTCGCCGGCGCGGTGGACCTCACCAGCTCCAGCGACCGAGGCGGTACGGGCGACGGACGATGA
- a CDS encoding DUF1707 domain-containing protein: MSGEPPSQRDMRMSDADRESVLARLNTAVSEGRLTMAEFEERVDGVLASRTFGDVEPFVADLPSTAAAVPAIAATDVVELRGHAGQIRRVGRWAVPRKLVVKSKAGTVKLDFRNAVFSHRVLELELATQAGTTVLVVPRGATVDLDRLVTSGGMTFCRVPSLPEPGSTAPHIVISGSSAAGTVIVRRPYRLGRWSW; the protein is encoded by the coding sequence GTGAGTGGCGAACCCCCTTCGCAGCGCGACATGCGGATGTCCGACGCCGACCGGGAAAGCGTGCTCGCGCGGCTCAACACCGCGGTGTCCGAGGGCCGCCTGACCATGGCCGAGTTCGAGGAGCGAGTCGACGGCGTGCTGGCCTCGCGCACGTTCGGCGACGTGGAGCCGTTCGTCGCCGACCTGCCCAGCACCGCGGCCGCCGTCCCGGCGATCGCCGCCACCGACGTCGTCGAGCTGCGCGGCCACGCCGGTCAGATCCGCCGGGTGGGCCGGTGGGCGGTGCCGCGCAAGCTGGTCGTCAAGAGCAAGGCGGGCACGGTCAAGCTCGACTTCCGGAACGCCGTGTTCAGCCACCGGGTGCTGGAGCTCGAGCTGGCCACCCAGGCCGGCACCACGGTGCTGGTCGTGCCCCGCGGGGCCACCGTCGACCTCGACCGGCTGGTCACCAGCGGCGGCATGACGTTCTGCCGGGTCCCGTCCCTGCCCGAGCCGGGCTCGACGGCCCCGCACATCGTCATCTCCGGCAGCAGCGCCGCCGGCACGGTCATCGTCCGTCGCCCGTACCGCCTCGGTCGCTGGAGCTGGTGA